One Chlamydiales bacterium genomic window, TCGCACAGATTTCAATTGACCCTGTTTTAAGTTTAGGGTTTTCCATGGATTGTGCTCGGGCAACGACTTTTCCTTCAACAGCAATGACCCACTCAGCACGTAAATTGCTTGCTAATTCATGCATTGAGAGATGAATTTCGGGGTGAAAAACAATTTGTGTGATTCCATACCTATCACGCAAGTCAATAAAAATCACACCTCCATGATCTCGTCTTCGATGAACCCAACCAGTTAGGGTAACTTGTTGATCAATATTTTGAACCGTTAAGGTTCCACAGTCATGTGTTCTTTTGTAATTCATCCAATAACCTATCTAAAGGAAGAGATTTTATATTTCCAGACGCCATTTCTTTCATCTCTACTTTTCCTGAATTAATCTCGTTTTCACCAATCACTACAGTGTATTTAGCTCCTATAATATCTGCATAACGCATAGAATTTCTGAGTTTTGTTTCATTAAAGGCCATCTCAACTGGGAGAGTATTTTGGCGTAGATGGTTCATAATATGAAAACATTTTTTTTTAGCTTTTTCACCTATGGGAATCATAAACAGTAAAGGATGAGGGTAGGTAGGGAGGTTCACCTTTTGAGCGATCATGGTCTGAATTATTCTTTCGATGCCAGTACCAAATCCGCAAGCGGGAAGGTTAGGACCACCAAGTTGGGTCATTAAACCATCATAGCGTCCTCCTCCTCCTAGGCTATTTTGACTACCTAGTTCTGCAGAAGTGATTTCAAAAACAATATTATTGTAGTAATCCAGACCACGGACTAGTTTTGGATTAGAGATGAAAGGAATCTTCTCTTCTTCAAGAAGGTTGCAAAATTCTTGATAATGGGTTTTAGACTCATTGGAGAGAAAATCGTAGATGAGTGGAGCTTCAGTGAGTAATTCTTGGTCTTTTGAATTTTTTGAGTCTAAAATGCGAATAGGATTGGTTTGATACCGTTTTTGGCTTTCTAGAGAGAGGTCATTAAAATAGGGCTTTAAGTAATTTTTCAAGGCATCACGGAAATTTTCTCTTGTTTTTGCATCACCGATTGAGTTGATGTGTAGATTAAACCCCTGGAGACCGAGTTTCTTATAAAAAGACCAGAGAATTTGAATGATCTCTACATCTTGATAGGGAGAATTTGAACCAATCGCCTCCACTCCAAATTGATAGTGTTGCCGGTAGCGTCCTGCTTGTTGTCTTTCATAACGAAACATTGGACAGAGATAAAAGAACTTATGTATTGAACTAATCTGATGGAGATTTTTTTCAATAAAAGCTCGCATGACAGGTGTAGTGCCTTCCGGCCTTAGAGTCAACGATCGACCTCCCTTATCTTGGAAAGTATACATTTCTTTACTTACAATATCGGTATTCAGACCAATACTCCGGGTA contains:
- the hisS gene encoding histidine--tRNA ligase translates to MSYHIAKGVFDILPKDAEAWRESHLWEYLESQVRAICHLYGYREIRTPLFELTELFTRSIGLNTDIVSKEMYTFQDKGGRSLTLRPEGTTPVMRAFIEKNLHQISSIHKFFYLCPMFRYERQQAGRYRQHYQFGVEAIGSNSPYQDVEIIQILWSFYKKLGLQGFNLHINSIGDAKTRENFRDALKNYLKPYFNDLSLESQKRYQTNPIRILDSKNSKDQELLTEAPLIYDFLSNESKTHYQEFCNLLEEEKIPFISNPKLVRGLDYYNNIVFEITSAELGSQNSLGGGGRYDGLMTQLGGPNLPACGFGTGIERIIQTMIAQKVNLPTYPHPLLFMIPIGEKAKKKCFHIMNHLRQNTLPVEMAFNETKLRNSMRYADIIGAKYTVVIGENEINSGKVEMKEMASGNIKSLPLDRLLDELQKNT